The DNA sequence GTGAAGAGCGCCTGCCCGCCCGCGGCCTCGGTCACCACGGGGTTCGAGACGGCCAGCGCCCGGTTCACCCCCACGCCATCGTCGTCGATCACCCAGCCCGCGGTGACGAGGGTCGAGATGTTGGCGCCGAACTGCGCGCCCTGCGGATCGCTCAGTTCGAGAAAGAAGCTCTCGTCGATCTCGTCGAGCCTGTCGTTGTAGGACCGGATCTGGAGGGTCAGCACCGTCTCGCCGGGGGCGAAGACGAGCGTGCCCGAGGGGGCGGTGGAATAGAAATCCTCGTCGAGCAGCGCGGTGCCGGAGCGGAACAGGTAATCCACGCTCACCGCATCGGGGGCGGGCTCGGAGAGCCGGATGGTGTAGGTGAGGTAATTGCCCTCGACGACGGGGGTGCTGGTGACGCTGAAGGTCGGAAGAATGGCCATGAAACGGATCCGATCGAGAAATGTCAGGGGAAAGGGATTCGACGGAAAGTCTGCCCGACAGAGGCATGTTTTCAAAGCCGAACAGGCCGGGCCTCGGCATTTTTCCCTTATAAGGAAAGGGGCATAGCCCTTTCGGCGCAGGTCTTCCGACCCATTGGGAGGCCTGTCGCACCCTCTTTCGGACCCGACCTTTCCGCCCCTCCGCCCGATCGGCCCCGGGCGGGCGCATCCGGGGGAGGGCGGCCCTCCCTGCGCTTGAGTTCCCGCGGCCCTCCGGCCAAAAGGAACGGACCCGCGCGGAGGAGGCCCGGATGTTTCAGACCGTCACGATCCTGCTCGACTGGTTCGGCCTGTGCATCTTCACCGTGACGGGCGCCCTCGTCGCCTCGCGCAAGGAGATGGACATCGCGGGCTTCGTGCTGCTCGGGGCGGTGACCGGCGTGGGCGGCGGCACGATCCGCGATCTCGTGCTCGGCCGCACCCCGGTCTTCTGGGTCGAGGAGCCGGCCTATGTGCTGGCCTGCCTCGGCGTCGCGGTCTTCACCTTCTTCTTCGCCCACATCCCCCAGTCGCGCTACCGCTTCCTGCTCTGGCTCGATGCGGTGGGCCTGTCCCTCTTTGCGGTGACGGGGGCCGAGCGGGCGCTGCAGACCGGGGCGGGGCCGGTGATCGCGATCGCCATGGGGGTGGCCACGGCGACCTTCGGCGGCATCCTGCGCGATCTTCTGGGCGGCGAGAGCCCGGTGATCCTGCGGCGCGAGATCTATATCACCGCGGCGCTTCTGGGGGCGGCCGCCTTCGTGGCGCTCGACGCATTCGGCGCCCCGCGCGAGCTGGCGCTGGGGGCGGGGTTCGCCGCGGCCTTCCTGTCGCGGGCGGCGGGCCTCGTCTGGGGCCTGTCGCTGCCGCGCTACCGCGCGCGGCCGGGCCGGCCCGAGGGGCGGGGCTGAGCCCTCAGGGATCGGTCGTATTGACCGGATAGACCGTCGTGTCGCGGATCCGCTCCATGGCGAATTTCGAGGTCACGTTCTTCGGGCCGGTGGTCTCGGTCAGGCGCAGGTAGAAGGCGTCGAAGGCGGGCATGTCGGCGGTCACGACCTTGAGCAGATAGTCGACCTCGCCCGCCATGCGCCAGACCTCGACCACCTCAGGCAGGGCCGCCACCGCCTCGGCAAAGCGCGCGCGCCAGCCGGGGCCATGGTCGGGCGCCTCGATCTCGACGAAGACGGTGAGGCCGAGCCCGATCCGGGCGGGATCCACCAGCGCCACGCGGCCGGTGATCACGCCCGATTGTTCGAGCCGCCGGATCCGCTTCCAGCAGGGGGTCTGGGACAGGCCCACCCGGTCGGCGAGCCGGGCGAGCGAGAGCGAGCAG is a window from the Cereibacter sphaeroides 2.4.1 genome containing:
- a CDS encoding Lrp/AsnC family transcriptional regulator; this encodes MAYAEIPETDARAPALDRIDRKILHELQRDCSLSLARLADRVGLSQTPCWKRIRRLEQSGVITGRVALVDPARIGLGLTVFVEIEAPDHGPGWRARFAEAVAALPEVVEVWRMAGEVDYLLKVVTADMPAFDAFYLRLTETTGPKNVTSKFAMERIRDTTVYPVNTTDP
- a CDS encoding trimeric intracellular cation channel family protein; this encodes MFQTVTILLDWFGLCIFTVTGALVASRKEMDIAGFVLLGAVTGVGGGTIRDLVLGRTPVFWVEEPAYVLACLGVAVFTFFFAHIPQSRYRFLLWLDAVGLSLFAVTGAERALQTGAGPVIAIAMGVATATFGGILRDLLGGESPVILRREIYITAALLGAAAFVALDAFGAPRELALGAGFAAAFLSRAAGLVWGLSLPRYRARPGRPEGRG